The Catenuloplanes niger genome includes a window with the following:
- a CDS encoding S8 family serine peptidase, which yields MSRRFTAGSVATVTGLALVLAVPAGAATAAPAAAGAAEYTVVAEDGVSTAAATAAIAAAGGTVVESNDSVGTFTVTAGAADFAAKAAASTALIGAASNDRAIGKAPKLDLVEQEALLAPASRAAAKRGGHGGPKLDPLDDKLWGLEQVRSDDARRVEPGDRGVTVGILDTGVDASNPDIAANFSWKLSRNFARDIPDIDGECEVTGCLDPVGTDDAGHGTHVAGTIGAAANGSGISGVAPNVTLVELKGGQDSGYFFLESVVNALTYAGDAGLDVVNMSFYIDPWLYNCLGNPADSAAEQAEQRATITAVRRALTYAHTKGVTLVGSLGNNHEDLGNPRPDASSPNYPGGTERPREIDNATCFDLPVEGPFVIGVSATGPSGRKADYSNWGAEQISVAAPGGWATDTQGTGDTFANRILSAYPLKVLQEIGRVDEDGNIVPGFENRVFKDCTTAGKCGYYTYLQGTSMASPHASGVAGLIVSKFGTPDRRRGGLTLPPNWVEQHLYRTAAERACPTPALISYAEVGQPAEYDALCTGTKNFNSIWGYGIVDAYKAVTTPLQPWVKP from the coding sequence GTGAGCAGACGCTTCACCGCCGGCTCGGTCGCGACCGTGACCGGGCTGGCGTTGGTGCTGGCGGTCCCCGCCGGTGCGGCCACCGCCGCACCGGCCGCGGCCGGCGCGGCCGAATACACGGTGGTCGCGGAGGACGGTGTCTCCACCGCCGCGGCGACGGCGGCGATCGCGGCCGCCGGTGGCACGGTGGTCGAGAGCAACGACAGCGTCGGCACGTTCACGGTGACCGCCGGCGCGGCCGACTTCGCCGCGAAGGCCGCGGCCTCGACCGCGCTGATCGGCGCCGCCAGCAACGACCGCGCGATCGGCAAGGCCCCCAAGCTCGACCTGGTCGAGCAGGAGGCGTTGCTGGCACCCGCGTCCCGGGCCGCGGCCAAGCGCGGTGGCCACGGCGGCCCGAAGCTCGACCCGCTGGACGACAAGCTCTGGGGCCTGGAGCAGGTCCGCTCCGACGACGCCCGCCGGGTGGAGCCGGGCGACCGCGGGGTGACGGTCGGCATCCTGGACACCGGCGTGGACGCCAGCAACCCGGACATCGCGGCGAACTTCAGCTGGAAGCTGTCCCGCAACTTCGCGCGCGACATCCCGGACATCGACGGTGAGTGCGAGGTCACCGGCTGCCTCGACCCGGTCGGCACGGACGACGCGGGCCACGGCACGCACGTCGCCGGCACGATCGGCGCGGCGGCCAACGGCTCCGGCATCTCCGGCGTGGCACCGAACGTCACGCTGGTCGAGCTGAAGGGCGGCCAGGACTCCGGCTACTTCTTCCTGGAGTCGGTGGTCAACGCGCTGACCTACGCGGGCGACGCCGGCCTGGACGTGGTCAACATGTCCTTCTACATTGACCCGTGGCTCTACAACTGCCTCGGCAACCCGGCCGACTCGGCCGCGGAGCAGGCGGAGCAGCGGGCCACCATCACCGCGGTCCGGCGGGCGCTGACCTACGCGCACACCAAGGGCGTGACGCTGGTCGGCTCGCTCGGCAACAACCACGAGGACCTGGGCAACCCGCGGCCGGACGCGTCCAGCCCGAACTACCCGGGTGGCACCGAGCGGCCGCGCGAGATCGACAACGCGACCTGCTTCGACCTGCCGGTCGAGGGCCCGTTCGTGATCGGTGTGTCCGCGACCGGCCCGTCCGGCCGTAAGGCCGACTACTCGAACTGGGGCGCGGAGCAGATCTCCGTCGCCGCGCCGGGTGGCTGGGCCACGGACACCCAGGGCACCGGGGACACGTTCGCCAACCGGATCCTCTCGGCGTACCCGCTGAAGGTCCTGCAGGAGATCGGGCGGGTGGACGAGGACGGCAACATCGTCCCCGGCTTCGAGAACCGCGTGTTCAAGGACTGCACCACGGCCGGCAAGTGCGGCTACTACACCTACCTGCAGGGCACGTCGATGGCGTCGCCGCACGCGTCCGGCGTCGCCGGGCTGATCGTGTCGAAGTTCGGCACGCCGGACCGGCGCCGCGGCGGGCTGACGCTCCCGCCGAACTGGGTCGAGCAGCACCTCTACCGCACCGCGGCGGAGCGGGCCTGCCCGACGCCGGCGCTGATCAGCTACGCGGAGGTCGGCCAGCCGGCCGAGTACGACGCGCTGTGCACCGGCACGAAGAACTTCAACAGCATCTGGGGGTACGGGATCGTGGACGCCTACAAGGCCGTCACCACCCCGCTCCAGCCCTGGGTGAAGCCGTAG
- the cysS gene encoding cysteine--tRNA ligase has translation MTLRLYDTATRSVRDFVPRSPGKVGIYLCGLTVQSPPHIGHLRSGVNYDVLRRWLTRSGLDVTFVRNVTDIDDKILAKSTEQDRPFWSIAYENEVKLAAAYRSLNVLPPTYEPRATGHIPEIQQIIARLIEAGHAYPAADGCGDVYFSVRSYPAYGALSGQHPDDMQEAADSEARAKRDARDFALWKGVKESEPLAGSWPSPWGRGRPGWHIECSAMSWRYLGEDFDIHGGGLDLQFPHHENEIAQSRAAGFGFAGYWVHHGLLNLGASKMSKSVGNVLDLDYVAGLGVRPVELRYYQAQPHYRSAIDYSDDALREAAVAYRRIEGFVQRAVELTGPGELGDIPPAFAGAMNDDLNTSAALAVVHESMTRGNTALSAGDRTVVAAALAEVRAMLDVFGVDPLDPAWQAGGGGGDLRQVVDSLVALALEQRTAARARKDWQAADAVRDQLKNAGVVVEDTPAGPRWTIGEQH, from the coding sequence GTGACACTCCGCTTGTACGACACCGCGACCCGCTCGGTGCGGGACTTCGTCCCGCGGTCACCCGGCAAGGTCGGGATCTACCTGTGTGGTCTCACCGTCCAGTCCCCGCCGCACATCGGCCACCTTCGCTCCGGTGTGAACTACGACGTGCTCCGCCGCTGGCTGACCCGGTCCGGACTCGACGTGACGTTCGTCCGCAACGTGACGGACATCGACGACAAGATCCTCGCCAAGTCCACCGAGCAGGACCGGCCGTTCTGGTCGATCGCGTACGAGAACGAGGTCAAGCTCGCCGCGGCGTACCGGTCACTCAACGTGCTGCCGCCGACCTACGAGCCGCGGGCCACCGGTCACATCCCGGAGATCCAGCAGATCATCGCGCGGCTGATCGAGGCGGGGCACGCCTACCCGGCCGCGGACGGCTGCGGCGACGTCTACTTCTCGGTGCGCAGCTACCCGGCGTACGGCGCACTCTCCGGCCAGCACCCGGACGACATGCAGGAGGCGGCGGACAGCGAGGCGCGCGCCAAGCGCGACGCACGCGACTTCGCGCTGTGGAAGGGCGTGAAGGAGTCCGAGCCGCTCGCCGGCAGCTGGCCGTCGCCGTGGGGCCGCGGCCGTCCCGGCTGGCACATCGAGTGCTCCGCCATGTCCTGGCGCTACCTGGGCGAGGACTTCGACATCCACGGCGGCGGGCTCGACCTGCAGTTCCCGCACCACGAGAACGAGATCGCCCAGTCCCGGGCCGCCGGGTTCGGGTTCGCCGGCTACTGGGTGCACCACGGCCTGCTCAACCTCGGCGCGTCGAAGATGAGCAAGTCCGTCGGCAACGTGCTCGACCTCGACTACGTGGCCGGCCTCGGCGTGCGCCCGGTCGAGCTGCGCTACTACCAGGCGCAGCCGCACTACCGGTCGGCCATCGACTACTCGGACGACGCGCTGCGCGAGGCCGCGGTGGCGTACCGGCGGATCGAGGGCTTCGTCCAGCGGGCCGTCGAGCTGACCGGTCCGGGTGAGCTGGGCGACATCCCACCCGCGTTCGCGGGCGCGATGAACGATGATCTGAACACGTCCGCGGCGCTCGCGGTCGTGCACGAGTCGATGACCCGCGGCAACACCGCGCTCAGCGCCGGCGACCGGACCGTGGTCGCCGCCGCGCTGGCCGAGGTGCGCGCCATGCTGGACGTGTTCGGCGTCGATCCGCTCGACCCGGCCTGGCAGGCCGGGGGCGGCGGCGGCGACCTCCGCCAGGTGGTCGACTCACTGGTCGCGCTCGCACTCGAGCAGCGCACCGCCGCGCGGGCACGCAAGGACTGGCAGGCCGCCGACGCCGTGCGGGACCAGCTGAAGAACGCCGGCGTCGTGGTGGAGGACACCCCGGCCGGCCCACGATGGACCATTGGGGAGCAGCACTGA
- the rlmB gene encoding 23S rRNA (guanosine(2251)-2'-O)-methyltransferase RlmB, with protein MPGNSQRRNKRVTPKRGAPSGSGGKNRDSLAGRGRTLPADERPWHKGYSGTEDLPQKTARKQDKERRAAAAEGRAPKVGVPGSKDTTWGRNGSGRGAPASTRGAFAAGRGGGKTGARGPRIAPGRRSTPPKDSPELLVGRNPVVEALRSGVPATALYVAQGIEMDERVREAVRFCADKGIAIMEVSRAELDRLTGGVLHQGIGVQVPPFAYEDFSDMVTAALEQTAPLLVALDGVTDPRNLGAVIRSAAAFGAHGIFVPERRAAGITATAWRTSAGAAARLPVAQVTNLTRAIKACQQEGFMAIGLDADGATDVYDLEIATGPTIVVVGSEGRGLSRLVGETCDLRVSIPMASDVESLNASVAAAVALSEITRRRNA; from the coding sequence ATGCCGGGCAACTCGCAGCGCAGGAACAAGCGCGTCACGCCGAAGAGGGGCGCGCCGTCGGGTTCCGGCGGGAAGAACCGGGACAGTCTCGCCGGCCGCGGGCGCACGCTGCCGGCGGACGAGCGTCCCTGGCACAAGGGCTACTCCGGCACGGAGGACCTGCCGCAGAAGACCGCGCGCAAGCAGGACAAGGAGCGCCGGGCCGCGGCCGCCGAGGGCCGCGCGCCCAAGGTCGGCGTTCCCGGCAGCAAGGACACCACCTGGGGCAGGAACGGCTCCGGCCGTGGTGCTCCGGCGTCGACCCGTGGGGCGTTCGCCGCCGGCCGTGGTGGCGGCAAGACCGGCGCACGCGGTCCGCGCATCGCGCCCGGCCGCCGCTCCACGCCGCCGAAGGACTCGCCCGAGCTGCTGGTCGGCCGCAACCCGGTGGTCGAGGCGCTGCGCTCCGGCGTGCCCGCGACCGCGCTCTACGTGGCCCAGGGCATCGAGATGGACGAGCGGGTCCGCGAGGCCGTGCGCTTCTGCGCCGACAAGGGCATCGCGATCATGGAGGTGAGCCGGGCCGAGCTGGACCGACTCACCGGCGGCGTGCTGCACCAGGGCATCGGCGTGCAGGTGCCGCCGTTCGCCTACGAGGACTTCTCCGACATGGTCACGGCCGCGTTGGAGCAGACCGCGCCACTGCTCGTCGCGCTGGACGGCGTCACCGACCCGCGCAACCTCGGCGCCGTGATCCGGTCCGCGGCTGCGTTCGGCGCGCACGGCATCTTCGTGCCGGAGCGCCGCGCCGCCGGGATCACCGCGACCGCGTGGCGCACCAGCGCCGGTGCGGCCGCGCGGCTCCCGGTCGCCCAGGTGACCAACCTGACGCGGGCGATCAAGGCCTGCCAGCAGGAGGGATTCATGGCGATCGGACTGGACGCGGACGGCGCCACCGACGTCTACGACCTGGAGATCGCCACCGGCCCGACCATCGTGGTGGTCGGCTCCGAGGGCCGCGGGCTGTCCCGGCTGGTCGGCGAGACGTGCGACCTGCGCGTCTCGATC